From a region of the Poecile atricapillus isolate bPoeAtr1 chromosome 4, bPoeAtr1.hap1, whole genome shotgun sequence genome:
- the OCIAD2 gene encoding OCIA domain-containing protein 2 yields MSSETVQQGSQTPPIKQPGWPMLFCPMSQIQDSEIARIRKECKQESFWYRALPLSLGSMLVTQGLITKGIFSASPRFGPYPKMAIAGVLGFAIGKMSYMRECQKKFQKIGIAPFGPQEKRQRHHACKERKAKLGPNEKEGSTPSAS; encoded by the exons ATGTCTTCTGAAACAGTCCAACAGGGAAGTCAGACACCTCCAATAAAGCAACCTGGATGG CCAATGCTGTTTTGTCCCATGTCCCAAATTCAAGACAGTGAGATTGCAAGGATCCGGAAAGAATGCAAACAGGAAAGTTTCTGGTACAGAG ctcTTCCTTTATCTCTTGGGAGCATGCTTGTCACCCAGGGGCTAATcacaaaag GTATATTCTCAGCAAGCCCAAGATTTGGTCCATACCCCAAGATGGCAA TTGCTGGTGTCTTGGGTTTTGCCATTGGAAAGATGTCATACATGAGAGAATGCCAAAAGAAGTTTCAGAAAATTGGCATTGCACCGTTTGGTCCACAAGAAAAAAG GCAGCGTCATCATGCTTGCAAAGAACGTAAAGCAAAATTGGGACCAAATGAGAAAGAAGGTTCAACTCCTTCAGCATCTTAG
- the OCIAD1 gene encoding OCIA domain-containing protein 1 isoform X2, with product MLGTSFLIRKGVLRDSSRLGSFIKVAFAGMCGYLAGKISYLPICSEKFKKLKDSPIGDVLRQAQRHSSPNRSSRKSEFSDTPSQSFESSSPRAGFPPSSSYSDDYSSTDRALSSYEPIPFSASLNESSPTGITDYTIQEPAPVPEETRKRKGITYEELRNKHRQTYEVMQPPKAETPSKFSQEKPAKEVKVNKYGDTWDE from the exons ATGCTTGGTACTAGTTTCTTAATTAGAAAAG GTGTTCTAAGAGATAGCTCAAGACTTGGCTCTTTTATTAAAGTTGCAT ttgcTGGAATGTGTGGATACCTGGCTGGAAAGATATCCTACTTGCCAATCTGTAGCGAGAAATTTAAGAAACTGAAGGATTCCCCAATAGGAGATGTTCTACGACAAGCTCAGAGACATAGTTCACCTAA CCGTTCCAGTCGTAAATCTGAATTTTCAGACACACCTTCTCAGTCATTTGAGTCATCTTCTCCAAGAGCTGGATTCCCACCTTCTTCTAGCTATTCAGATGATTACAGCTCAACAGATAGAGCCCTCTCAAGTTATGAACCCATTCCATTCAGTGCTTCTCTGAATGAATCTTCACCTACAGGAATTACTGATTACACCATTCAAG aacCTGCTCCAGTTCCAGAAGAAACTCGTAAAAGAAAAGGCATCACATATGAGGAATTAAGGAATAAACACAGACAGACATATGAAGTAATGCAACCACCAAAGGCAGAAACTCCAAGCAagttttcacaggaaaaacCAGCTAAAGAAG ttaaagtaaataaatatggAGATACCTGGGATGAATAA
- the OCIAD1 gene encoding OCIA domain-containing protein 1 isoform X1 → MEAGQGPGPGGDAAEREVPKPYVPTEEERRLLKECAEESFTYRAFPLAAVSMLGTSFLIRKGVLRDSSRLGSFIKVAFAGMCGYLAGKISYLPICSEKFKKLKDSPIGDVLRQAQRHSSPNRSSRKSEFSDTPSQSFESSSPRAGFPPSSSYSDDYSSTDRALSSYEPIPFSASLNESSPTGITDYTIQEPAPVPEETRKRKGITYEELRNKHRQTYEVMQPPKAETPSKFSQEKPAKEVKVNKYGDTWDE, encoded by the exons ATGGAGGCCGGGCAGGGACCCGGCCCCGGCGGCGACGCGGCCGAG AGGGAAGTACCTAAGCCTTATGTTCCGacagaggaggaaagaagaCTACTCAAGGAATGTGCTGAAGAGAGTTTCACATATAGAG cttttcctttggctGCAGTGAGCATGCTTGGTACTAGTTTCTTAATTAGAAAAG GTGTTCTAAGAGATAGCTCAAGACTTGGCTCTTTTATTAAAGTTGCAT ttgcTGGAATGTGTGGATACCTGGCTGGAAAGATATCCTACTTGCCAATCTGTAGCGAGAAATTTAAGAAACTGAAGGATTCCCCAATAGGAGATGTTCTACGACAAGCTCAGAGACATAGTTCACCTAA CCGTTCCAGTCGTAAATCTGAATTTTCAGACACACCTTCTCAGTCATTTGAGTCATCTTCTCCAAGAGCTGGATTCCCACCTTCTTCTAGCTATTCAGATGATTACAGCTCAACAGATAGAGCCCTCTCAAGTTATGAACCCATTCCATTCAGTGCTTCTCTGAATGAATCTTCACCTACAGGAATTACTGATTACACCATTCAAG aacCTGCTCCAGTTCCAGAAGAAACTCGTAAAAGAAAAGGCATCACATATGAGGAATTAAGGAATAAACACAGACAGACATATGAAGTAATGCAACCACCAAAGGCAGAAACTCCAAGCAagttttcacaggaaaaacCAGCTAAAGAAG ttaaagtaaataaatatggAGATACCTGGGATGAATAA